The proteins below are encoded in one region of Ricinus communis isolate WT05 ecotype wild-type chromosome 6, ASM1957865v1, whole genome shotgun sequence:
- the LOC125370315 gene encoding LOW QUALITY PROTEIN: UPF0481 protein At3g47200-like (The sequence of the model RefSeq protein was modified relative to this genomic sequence to represent the inferred CDS: inserted 2 bases in 2 codons) gives MVRIPIEIEEEKVMEVQDWVAQVNKNLQNMVNHSAEMDDSWTKRSIYKVPTRVSDLNEKAYKPQVVSLGPYHYGEXSLADELMDLEEAYDMLDRKWQKDIRKFLQMMILDGCFMLEIFHFATLTSDDDKGGALDGYTVNYPIFSRHGKLYMMPHIKHDMLLLENQLPMRVLEKLFSFQFGQQHKEENLNNLIXQFFFPYMTTSSRLGKCLHDLDLHRKSMVQNDAPKSKPQRPLCKGGEDIIQSARELNEAGVEFKKSKSSSLASISFQGGLLELPVIAVDDSTESIFLNMIAFERFHFYTGNEVISYIFFMDSIINNEKDVALLHSKGIIKSPIASNKAVAKLFNSLSKDIPFDPAESDLHKVHKKVHDYCQKSGNQWRANLIQTNFGNPWAFLSLSAAVILFILIIAQTVSYQPGKWK, from the exons ATGGTGAGAATTCCAATAGAGATTGAGGAAGAAAAAGTAATGGAAGTACAGGATTGGGTCGCTCAAGTTAATAAAAACCTTCAGAACATGGTGAATCATTCCGCTGAGATGGATGACTCCTGGACGAAACGTTCAATCTACAAAGTTCCTACCCGAGTGTCAGACCTGAACGAGAAAGCCTACAAGCCTCAGGTAGTCTCTCTTGGTCCTTATCATTATGGAG GCTCATTGGCTGATGAACTGATGGATTTGGAAGAAGCATACGACATGCTTGACAGAAAATGGCAAAAAGATATCCGCAAATTTCTGCAGATGATGATTCTTGATGGCTGTTTTATGCTGGAAATCTTTCACTTTGCTACTCTTACATCTGATGATGATAAGGGTGGCGCATTGGATGGCTACACCGTTAATTATCCAATTTTTAGCAGACATGGGAAACTTTACATGATGCCCCATATCAAGCATGACATGTTGTTGCTTGAAAATCAGTTGCCAATGAGGGTTCTTGAGAAGctgttttcttttcagtttGGGCAGCAACACAAAG AAGAAAATCTCAACAATCTAA CTCAATTCTTCTTTCCCTACATGACTACCTCATCGCGCCTTGGTAAATGCTTGCACGACTTAGATTTGCACAGGAAGAGCATGGTTCAGAACGATGCACCCAAGAGCAAACCTCAACGCC CCTTATGCAAAGGTGGAGAAGATATAATCCAGTCTGCAAGAGAGCTCAATGAAGCAGGAGTCGAGTTCAAGAAAAGCAAATCTAGCAGTTTGGCAAGCATCTCATTCCAAGGAGGACTCCTTGAGCTACCTGTCATCGCAGTTGATGATTCAACTGAATCGATCTTTCTTAATATGATCGCCTTCGAGCGTTTCCATTTCTATACAGGAAATGAGGTAATTTCTTACATCTTTTTCATGGACAGTATCATTAACAATGAAAAGGATGTTGCATTGTTACATTCTAAGGGGATAATCAAGAGCCCCATTGCTAGCAACAAAGCTGTGGCTAAACTGTTTAATTCTCTCAGCAAGGACATTCCATTTGACCCAGCTGAAAGCGACCTGCATAAAGTGCACAAGAAAGTCCATGACTACTGTCAAAAGAGCGGGAATCAATGGCGAGCTAAT
- the LOC8273836 gene encoding LOW QUALITY PROTEIN: aspartate--tRNA ligase, chloroplastic/mitochondrial (The sequence of the model RefSeq protein was modified relative to this genomic sequence to represent the inferred CDS: substituted 1 base at 1 genomic stop codon) — protein sequence MKKEELLRRCSAGPGDLILFAVGHYASVNKTLDRLRMFIANEICLIHHSRHSILWVTDFLMFEWNDTEQRLEALHHPFTAPNPEDMEDLSSARALAXDMVYNGVEIGGGSLRIYKREIQQKVLEIVGISAEQAEEKFGYLLEALDMGAPPHGGIAYGLDRLVMLLADANSIRDVIAFPKTTTAQCALTRAPSEVGPQQLKDLSFNA from the exons atgaagaaggaaGAGCTACTGAGGCGATGTTCTGCAGGACCAGGCGATCTCATATTGTTTGCAGTGGGTCATTATGCATCAGTTAATAAAACTTTGGACCGACTTAGGATGTTTATAGCCAATGAGATTTGCTTGATTCACCAT TCCAGACATTCAATTCTATGGGTGACTGATTTCCTGATGTTTGAGTGGAATGATACAGAGCAGAGGCTTGAG GCCTTACATCATCCATTTACGGCACCTAATCCTGAAGATATGGAAGACCTTTCTTCTGCTAGAGCCCTTGCTTAGGACATGGTTTACAATGGGGTTGAG ATTGGTGGAGGAAGTTTGAGAATTTATAAGCGTGAAATTCAACAAAAGGTTTTGGAAATTGTTGGCATCTCCGCTGAACAG GCTGAAGAAAAGTTTGGATATCTTTTAGAGGCTTTAGACATGGGTGCTCCACCTCACG GGGGAATTGCATATGGGTTGGATAGATTGGTTATGTTGTTGGCTGATGCTAATTCTATCAGGGATGTCATAGCTTTCCCCAAGACAACAACCGCCCAATGTGCTCTTACTCGTGCTCCATCGGAGGTTGGTCCGCAACAGCTGAAAGATCTATCTTTCAATGCTTAA
- the LOC8273837 gene encoding aspartate--tRNA ligase, chloroplastic/mitochondrial isoform X2 produces MFQVTALPDEFPDARSIMNDLRLQYVVAVEGVVRSRPHESVNKKMKTGLTEVAAENVQILNAVVSKLPFLVTTSDDAKDSIKEEIPLSQSIVYSEARNFYSLPQIPQLFKQMLMVSGFDKYYQFARCFRDEDLRADRQPEFTQLDMELALTLLEDMLKLNEDVIRKVFLKIKGVQLPNPFPRLAYAEAMSRYGSDRHSILRLTDFPMFEWNDTEQRLEVRLTSNITLLRF; encoded by the exons ATGTTTCAGGTTACTGCCCTTCCTGATGAGTTTCCCGATGCCCGCTCGATTATGAATGATTTGAGGTTGCAGTATGTGGTAGCTGTTGAAGGTGTTGTTCGGTCCCGGCCTCATGAGTCtgttaataagaaaatgaaaactgGCTTAACTGAG GTCGCTGCAGAAAATGTTCAAATACTGAATGCAGTGGTATCGAAGTTACCATTCTTAGTTACTACATCAGATGATGCTAAAGATTCTATCAAAGAGGAGATTCCTCTGAGTCAATCTATTGTGTATTCTGAAGCCAGGAACTTCTATTCTTTGCCCCAAATTCCTCAGCTCTTTAAGCAGATGTTGATGGTCTCTGGTTTTGACAAATATTATCAATTTGCAAG ATGCTTTAGAGATGAAGATTTAAGGGCTGACAGACAACCTGAGTTCACTCAGCTTGATATGGAACTTGCATTGACTCTCTTGGAGGACATGCTAAAGCTCAATGAAGATGTGATTAGAAAG GTTTTCCTGAAGATTAAAGGTGTCCAGCTGCCAAACCCTTTTCCAAGACTTGCATATGCTGAAGCAATGAGCCGTTATGGTTCAGACAG ACATTCAATTCTACGGTTGACTGATTTCCCAATGTTTGAGTGGAATGATACAGAGCAGAGGCTTGAGGTCCGGCTTACATCTAATATTACTCTTCTGcgattctaa
- the LOC8273837 gene encoding aspartate--tRNA ligase, chloroplastic/mitochondrial isoform X1, translated as MFQVTALPDEFPDARSIMNDLRLQYVVAVEGVVRSRPHESVNKKMKTGLTEVAAENVQILNAVVSKLPFLVTTSDDAKDSIKEEIPLSQSIVYSEARNFYSLPQIPQLFKQMLMVSGFDKYYQFARCFRDEDLRADRQPEFTQLDMELALTLLEDMLKLNEDVIRKVFLKIKGVQLPNPFPRLAYAEAMSRYGSDRSDTRFDRVERCNNLLHRHTHSLDYEILQYLLCHSLKSFLFFL; from the exons ATGTTTCAGGTTACTGCCCTTCCTGATGAGTTTCCCGATGCCCGCTCGATTATGAATGATTTGAGGTTGCAGTATGTGGTAGCTGTTGAAGGTGTTGTTCGGTCCCGGCCTCATGAGTCtgttaataagaaaatgaaaactgGCTTAACTGAG GTCGCTGCAGAAAATGTTCAAATACTGAATGCAGTGGTATCGAAGTTACCATTCTTAGTTACTACATCAGATGATGCTAAAGATTCTATCAAAGAGGAGATTCCTCTGAGTCAATCTATTGTGTATTCTGAAGCCAGGAACTTCTATTCTTTGCCCCAAATTCCTCAGCTCTTTAAGCAGATGTTGATGGTCTCTGGTTTTGACAAATATTATCAATTTGCAAG ATGCTTTAGAGATGAAGATTTAAGGGCTGACAGACAACCTGAGTTCACTCAGCTTGATATGGAACTTGCATTGACTCTCTTGGAGGACATGCTAAAGCTCAATGAAGATGTGATTAGAAAG GTTTTCCTGAAGATTAAAGGTGTCCAGCTGCCAAACCCTTTTCCAAGACTTGCATATGCTGAAGCAATGAGCCGTTATGGTTCAGACAGGTCGGATACAAGATTTGATCGAGTTGAAAGATGTAATAATCTCCTTCACAGACACACACATAGTCTGGattatgaaattttacaatatttgTTATGTCATTCTCTGAaatctttcttgtttttcctCTGA
- the LOC8273837 gene encoding aspartate--tRNA ligase, chloroplastic/mitochondrial isoform X3, with the protein MNDLRLQYVVAVEGVVRSRPHESVNKKMKTGLTEVAAENVQILNAVVSKLPFLVTTSDDAKDSIKEEIPLSQSIVYSEARNFYSLPQIPQLFKQMLMVSGFDKYYQFARCFRDEDLRADRQPEFTQLDMELALTLLEDMLKLNEDVIRKVFLKIKGVQLPNPFPRLAYAEAMSRYGSDRSDTRFDRVERCNNLLHRHTHSLDYEILQYLLCHSLKSFLFFL; encoded by the exons ATGAATGATTTGAGGTTGCAGTATGTGGTAGCTGTTGAAGGTGTTGTTCGGTCCCGGCCTCATGAGTCtgttaataagaaaatgaaaactgGCTTAACTGAG GTCGCTGCAGAAAATGTTCAAATACTGAATGCAGTGGTATCGAAGTTACCATTCTTAGTTACTACATCAGATGATGCTAAAGATTCTATCAAAGAGGAGATTCCTCTGAGTCAATCTATTGTGTATTCTGAAGCCAGGAACTTCTATTCTTTGCCCCAAATTCCTCAGCTCTTTAAGCAGATGTTGATGGTCTCTGGTTTTGACAAATATTATCAATTTGCAAG ATGCTTTAGAGATGAAGATTTAAGGGCTGACAGACAACCTGAGTTCACTCAGCTTGATATGGAACTTGCATTGACTCTCTTGGAGGACATGCTAAAGCTCAATGAAGATGTGATTAGAAAG GTTTTCCTGAAGATTAAAGGTGTCCAGCTGCCAAACCCTTTTCCAAGACTTGCATATGCTGAAGCAATGAGCCGTTATGGTTCAGACAGGTCGGATACAAGATTTGATCGAGTTGAAAGATGTAATAATCTCCTTCACAGACACACACATAGTCTGGattatgaaattttacaatatttgTTATGTCATTCTCTGAaatctttcttgtttttcctCTGA
- the LOC112535315 gene encoding uncharacterized protein LOC112535315 — MRSKPNKLSKLVQITKAPIRILCKARDFYVKGILGFANSGNVGCGSIGGGATDLPKSYSVNSLRDVDDEEFKKLLRLLSEKGTETESYMQSSEQGDWRSCSRKASAMRRNYSVGVGKIGRIDEGRACSFREEEDDVNGNSYSRSRSHAVRRNVVYY, encoded by the coding sequence atgAGAAGCAAACCAAACAAGCTTAGCAAGCTCGTCCAAATTACAAAAGCACCCATCAGGATACTATGCAAGGCAAGAGATTTTTATGTGAAGGGCATACTAGGTTTTGCTAATAGTGGTAACGTTGGCTGTGGAAGCATAGGCGGCGGTGCCACTGACTTGCCGAAGAGTTACAGTGTTAATTCTTTGAGGGATGTGGATGATGAGGAGTTCAAGAAACTTCTGAGACTGTTGTCTGAGAAGGGTACTGAAACGGAGTCATATATGCAAAGTTCCGAGCAAGGGGATTGGAGATCATGCAGCAGGAAGGCTAGTGCGATGAGAAGGAATTACAGTGTAGGGGTCGGAAAGATTGGGAGAATTGACGAGGGCAGAGCTTGTTCATTTAGAGAAGAAGAGGACGATGTTAATGGAAATTCGTATAGTAGAAGCAGAAGTCATGCAGTTAGAAGGAACGTCGTGTATTATTAG
- the LOC8273840 gene encoding BURP domain-containing protein 3 — protein MVLRFAYCIIFFHVLLLMSGHAKGIREVPNQENFHQNIKDVVEDRSLQLYYKILGELFKRPATVGPPGPPGPPGPGLPGKGMEFDDFVFDYIEAPYIGLFTPDDIYVGKVLPIYFPVRDRSSYLPFTIQKEMVDSSITYPLSDLPKIFQPLSVLDDSLLKIQPDADKCEIQPDEAETKVCIRNMESISEFISRVFGSEGSFRIVETKQAEISTASLQEYTVVEDPREIQGPRKVFCHPMSDAFYCHCSIETTVLKVSLGTENGDKMEAIGVCHMHTSGQNPDDILHHLLKIKPGTTTPVCHFLPDGHFVWVQSATLKKAS, from the exons atggTTCTTCGATTTGCTTAttgcattattttctttcatgttttgCTTTTGATG AGTGGCCATGCAAAAGGAATCCGAGAAGTACCTAACCAAGAGAATTTCCACCAAAATATAAAGGATGTTGTTGAGGATCGATCACTTCAATTGTATTACAAAATCCTGGGCGAGCTTTTCAAAAGGCCTGCGACTGTTGGTCCTCCAGGACCTCCAGGACCTCCAGGGCCTGGATTACCAGGAAAAGGAATGGAATTTGATGACTTTGTGTTTGATTACATTGAAGCTCCATATATAGGCTTGTTCACTCCTGATGATATATATGTTGGCAAGGTTTTGCCTATCTATTTTCCTGTTCGAGACCGTTCTTCTTACCTTCCTTTCACCATTCAAAAGGAGATGGTTGATTCTTCCATTACTTATCCATTGTCTGACCTGCCAAAGATTTTCCAGCCCTTATCTGTACTCGATGATTCTCTACTCAAAATCCAACCTGATGCTGATAAATGTGAAATTCAACCTGATGAAGCTGAAACCAAAGTCTGTATTAGAAATATGGAATCAATTAGTGAATTTATCAGTCGTGTTTTTGGATCAGAAGGGAGTTTCAGAATTGTGGAAACTAAACAAGCTGAAATATCTACTGCCTCGTTACAAGAATATACTGTTGTGGAAGATCCACGAGAGATTCAAGGTCCAAGAAAGGTATTCTGTCATCCTATGTCTGATGCTTTCTACTGCCATTGTTCTATCGAAACCACGGTTCTGAAGGTCTCATTAGGTACTGAAAACGGAGATAAAATGGAAGCAATTGGTGTTTGCCATATGCACACTTCAGGACAAAATCCTGATGATATTCTTCATCACTTGCTTAAAATCAAGCCTGGAACAACAACCCCTGTATGCCATTTCTTGCCAGATGGTCATTTTGTCTGGGTTCAATCAGCTACTCTAAAGAAGGCTTCTTAG